Proteins encoded together in one Lathyrus oleraceus cultivar Zhongwan6 chromosome 5, CAAS_Psat_ZW6_1.0, whole genome shotgun sequence window:
- the LOC127082415 gene encoding uncharacterized protein LOC127082415: protein MSQHQDTSASKITKSTPNVSAPPMGVPDDEILDVAPLSVIPDANIDLNQPISIDASASACSNQGHFVKGVFTPLAQMYPSPEVEQPSGKGDDSSSYEKDLAAEGLCSLGKTVFEKGKFVASNTANASHFEKHDDVNVVIDIEDGSSDDQEESLLHHTKPSVVKRMKTHKGKSMAELMLARKAKKTADVPDISPVKKTTVRKSPGKVLDVHLDNISFHLEDGVAKWKFVIQRRVDVERELGKDAADVKEVMDLIKVVGLLKTVAGFSQCYEGLVKEFIVNILEDIFDKNNKEFCKVYVRGKDNEGAGELEVTDNQVCREITARQVKVWPVKKHLPTGKLTVKFMFEQIIKHATTNADKLPIAFPFMICGIILNQHPGILCANDLPSRRKSALSVHYKLFEGNHVEDIVMTSAMKRPISKVGAIAELKETCKELALIASLEQTEGENVEHANVSHEEEAEAHTSSERSANNDDASGNSGSGADEAASSSSTE, encoded by the exons atgtcacaacatcaagaTACTTCTGCTTCAAAAATTACTAAGTCTACTCCAAACGTTAGTGCTCCTCCCATGGGCGTCCCTGATGATGAGATTCTGGATGTTGCTCCTCTCTCTGTTATTCCCGATGCGAACATTGATTTGAACCAACCCATCTCCATTGATGCCTCTGCTTCTGCATGTTCTAATCAAG GCCACTTTGTGAAGGGAGTTTTTACTCCCCTTGCtcaaatgtatccctctcccgAGGTTGAACAACCTAGTGGTAAGGGTGATGATTCCTCTAGTTATGAAAAGGACCTGGCTGCTGAAGGGTTGTGCTCTCTAGGGAAAACCGTGTTTGAAAAAGGGAAATTTGTGGCCTCTAATACTGCTAATGCTTCCCACTTTGAGAAGCATGATGATGTAAATGTTGTGATTGATATAGAGGATGGTAGCTCTGATGATCAAGAGGAAAGTTTACTTCATCACACAAAGCCAAGTGTGGTTAAACGCATGAAGACTCACAAAGGAAAGTCTATGGCTGAACTTATGTTAGCTAGAAAagctaagaagactgctg atgtccctgacatctcgCCTGTGAAGAAAACTACTGTTAGGAAGTCTCCTGGTAAAGTTCTTGATGTTCATTTGGATAACATCTCATTCCATCTTGAGGATGGAGTAGCTaagtggaaatttgtgattcaGAGAAGGGTAGATGTGGAAAGGGAATTGGGAAAAGATGCTGCTGATgtcaaggaggtcatggacctgataaAAGTTGTTGGGCTGTTGAAGACTGTTGCTGGGTTCTCTCAATGCTACGAAGGTTTAGTCAAGGAATTTATTGTTAACATTCTTGAGGATATTTTTGATAAGAACAACAAGGAGTTCTGCAAGGTGTATGTGAGGG GAAAAGATAATGAGGGTGCAGGAGAATTAGAAGTTACAGACAATCAAGTCTGTAGGGAGATTACAGCTAGGCAGGTGAAAGTTTGGCCTGTTAAAAAGCATCTTCCTACTGGGAAGTTGACTGTCAA atttatgtttgaacaaatcaTCAAGCATGCAACTACTAATGCAGATAAGCTGCCAATTGCTTTTCCCTTTATGATCTGTGGAATTATCTTGAATCAACATCCTGGTATCCTGTGCGCAAATGATTTACCTAGTAGGAGGAAATCAGCTTTGTCTGTGCACTACAAACTCTTTGAAGGTAATCATGTCGaggatattgtcatgacatctgccatgAAGAGGCCAATCTCAAAAGTTGGAGCAATTGCTGAGCTTAAGGAGACTTGCAAAGAGCTAG CcttgattgcaagcttggagcagACTGAGGGTGAAAATGTTGAACATGCTAATGTCAGCCATGAAGAAGAAGCTGAAGCgcacacctctagtgagaggtctgctAACAATGATGATGCAAGTGGCAATTCTGGTTCTGGTGCTGATGaagctgcaagctcaagctcTACTGAGTAG